From the genome of Phytohabitans rumicis, one region includes:
- a CDS encoding pirin family protein, with amino-acid sequence MPAVTVDDVLVLPRLPQLDEATTAYRPVRRLITAPSGFEGEGFPVRRAFAGVPLPELDPFIHLDQMGEVDYAPGEPKGTPWHPHRGFETVTYIIDGVFDHQDSNGGGGTITNGDTQWMTAGAGILHIEKPPEHLVVSGGLFHGLQLWVNLPRVKKMSPPRYQDIRGQEASLLTTPDGGALIRVIAGELAGHQGPGTTHTPISILHVTLQPGATLDLPWRPDYNALVYVLGGRGTVGTDRRPFHTGQMAVHGPGDAIRVTADAKQDAHTPALDLYIMGGEPIREPVAHYGPFVMNTREELVQAFEDYQAGRLGVIPAAHIPHSTGEEPPSA; translated from the coding sequence ATGCCAGCCGTCACCGTGGACGACGTGCTCGTCCTGCCCCGCCTGCCCCAGCTCGACGAGGCCACCACCGCGTACCGGCCGGTGCGCCGGCTCATCACCGCGCCCAGCGGCTTCGAGGGCGAGGGGTTCCCGGTGCGCCGGGCCTTCGCCGGCGTGCCGCTGCCCGAGCTCGACCCGTTCATCCACCTGGACCAGATGGGTGAGGTGGACTACGCCCCCGGCGAGCCGAAGGGCACGCCGTGGCACCCGCACCGCGGCTTCGAGACCGTCACGTACATCATCGACGGCGTCTTCGACCACCAGGACTCCAACGGCGGTGGCGGCACCATCACCAACGGCGACACCCAGTGGATGACCGCCGGCGCCGGGATCCTGCACATCGAGAAGCCGCCGGAGCACCTCGTGGTCAGCGGCGGCCTCTTCCACGGCCTGCAACTGTGGGTCAATCTGCCCCGGGTCAAGAAGATGAGCCCGCCGCGCTACCAGGACATCCGCGGCCAGGAGGCGAGCCTGCTGACCACCCCGGACGGCGGCGCGCTGATCCGCGTCATCGCCGGCGAGCTGGCCGGGCACCAGGGCCCGGGCACCACTCACACCCCGATCAGCATCCTGCACGTCACGCTGCAACCGGGCGCCACCCTCGACCTGCCCTGGCGACCGGACTACAACGCCCTGGTGTACGTCCTGGGTGGCCGCGGGACGGTGGGCACCGACCGCCGCCCGTTCCACACCGGACAGATGGCCGTCCACGGTCCCGGGGACGCGATCCGGGTCACCGCCGACGCCAAGCAGGACGCGCACACGCCGGCGCTGGATCTCTACATCATGGGTGGGGAGCCGATCCGCGAGCCGGTCGCCCACTACGGCCCGTTCGTGATGAACACCCGCGAGGAGCTGGTGCAGGCGTTCGAGGACTACCAGGCGGGCCGCTTGGGCGTCATCCCCGCCGCCCACATCCCCCACTCCACCGGCGAGGAGCCGCCGTCGGCCTAG
- a CDS encoding DUF1684 domain-containing protein — MDDLDLTNWRERVARMYLSDLDLAGFRAARDDLFAAHPQSPVPAEERSAFAGLRYFPENPAAVVDVPLEPSSGGLELDTGGPDGVVRYRRVAVAATPWGPLTLFWIEAYGGGLFLPFRDGTYGKQTYGAGRYLTDTVKGTFGRGVVVLPGDRVRLDFNYAYNPSCAYSPEWLCPLAPEENRLVAPIEAGELTYWQPASSAG; from the coding sequence GTGGATGATCTGGATCTGACGAACTGGCGTGAGCGGGTCGCCCGGATGTACCTATCCGATCTTGACCTGGCCGGCTTCCGGGCTGCCCGGGATGATCTCTTCGCTGCTCACCCCCAGTCACCCGTCCCGGCCGAGGAGCGGTCCGCGTTCGCCGGACTGCGCTACTTTCCGGAAAATCCGGCCGCCGTCGTCGACGTACCCCTGGAACCGTCGTCTGGTGGGTTGGAGCTCGACACCGGCGGTCCGGACGGCGTCGTGCGCTACCGCCGGGTCGCGGTGGCCGCGACGCCGTGGGGTCCGCTGACCCTCTTCTGGATCGAGGCGTACGGCGGTGGCCTGTTCCTGCCGTTCCGCGACGGCACCTACGGCAAGCAGACGTACGGCGCCGGCCGGTACCTGACCGACACCGTCAAGGGCACCTTCGGCCGCGGCGTGGTCGTGCTGCCCGGTGACCGGGTGCGCCTGGACTTCAACTACGCGTACAACCCCAGCTGCGCGTACTCGCCGGAGTGGCTGTGCCCGCTCGCGCCCGAGGAGAACCGGCTCGTCGCCCCGATCGAGGCGGGCGAACTCACGTATTGGCAGCCTGCCAGTTCAGCCGGGTGA
- a CDS encoding protein-L-isoaspartate O-methyltransferase family protein has product MSASQRLRRRYVDGLRREGAITRPEVAGAFAAVPREVFVADGFHGRDGTWVPADGDGFLESVYTNDVLVTKIRDGRPVSSSSQPSLMAAMIEGLELRPGTRVLEVGAGTGYNAALMAAVGARVTSIDVQADVLGRARAALARCGAAGVLLHEGDGYDGYAAGAPYDRVIVTVGVAGASPRWLEQLAPDGFVLVPLRHAGHHPVLRVRREPDGVVHAAGVCPAGFMSAAGPLSAPYPSAHPLPVDPLPAATVARPARFDPPLDVFRYHDLWFAVGAWDGRATFAQLAGAPSESGCALLDETGVGGAGIAPDGSIHATGAHAGAYSERAAALLDRWVTSGEPAVPAWRAAMALDGDPDRPIWVPRGWHLTPQP; this is encoded by the coding sequence ATGAGCGCCTCCCAGCGGTTGCGCCGTCGATATGTCGACGGGCTACGCCGCGAGGGCGCCATCACCCGGCCGGAGGTGGCCGGCGCGTTCGCGGCGGTGCCCCGGGAGGTGTTCGTCGCGGACGGCTTCCACGGGCGGGACGGCACCTGGGTGCCGGCGGACGGCGACGGCTTCTTGGAGAGCGTCTACACCAACGACGTGCTCGTCACCAAGATCCGCGACGGGCGGCCGGTCAGCTCGTCCAGCCAGCCTTCGCTGATGGCCGCCATGATCGAAGGGCTTGAGCTGCGGCCCGGCACCCGAGTGCTTGAGGTCGGCGCGGGCACCGGCTACAACGCCGCCCTGATGGCCGCCGTCGGGGCCCGGGTGACCAGCATCGACGTACAGGCCGACGTGCTCGGGCGGGCGCGCGCCGCGCTCGCCCGGTGCGGCGCCGCCGGCGTCCTGCTGCACGAGGGCGACGGCTATGACGGGTACGCCGCGGGCGCGCCCTACGACCGGGTGATCGTGACCGTCGGGGTGGCCGGGGCGTCGCCGCGCTGGCTGGAGCAGCTCGCCCCGGACGGGTTCGTGCTGGTCCCGCTGCGGCACGCCGGCCACCACCCGGTCCTGCGGGTACGCCGGGAGCCGGACGGGGTGGTGCACGCGGCCGGGGTGTGCCCGGCCGGGTTCATGTCGGCGGCCGGGCCGCTGTCCGCGCCGTACCCGTCGGCCCATCCGCTGCCGGTCGATCCGCTGCCGGCGGCGACGGTTGCCCGGCCGGCGCGCTTCGACCCGCCGCTGGACGTGTTCCGCTACCACGACCTGTGGTTCGCGGTCGGCGCCTGGGACGGCCGGGCGACGTTCGCGCAGCTGGCCGGCGCTCCCAGTGAGAGCGGCTGCGCGCTGCTGGACGAGACCGGCGTGGGCGGCGCGGGGATCGCGCCGGACGGCTCCATCCACGCGACCGGCGCGCACGCCGGGGCGTACTCGGAAAGGGCCGCCGCCCTGCTGGATCGGTGGGTGACCAGCGGGGAGCCGGCGGTGCCCGCGTGGCGCGCGGCGATGGCGCTCGACGGCGATCCCGACCGCCCGATCTGGGTGCCCCGCGGCTGGCACCTCACTCCCCAACCCTGA
- a CDS encoding asparaginase, with amino-acid sequence MRKSAVLLPVLSAALTAVVVISVLAPQAPAPSESQSTSVKVDGVVSAANIESVAYTQAVAAAQTRKPKVTVIGTGGTISGVATSRSSFQDYRSGQIAIADMVGQLQPEIGQVADVSTVQFGNKGSGGYTIAEFHALTLAVQKALKTSDGVVVTTGTDTMEEFAYWLDLTVRDQKPVVLTGAMRPWAAVTPDGPQVIGADGPANLYNAIVLAASQTTYCFGTVLMLGDEFHAARDVTKTSSYRMDTFQTREFGVLGWIDGPNIKVGRAPARVQKCDSKKSWLTPFDVEKVKPEALPRVEVVTSYQQAGGEAITAFADAGVKGIVTAGTGSGGLSSAQTAARTAAAAKGVVFVSTTRVGSGSVYGGSTTQPIIAGDDLLPQKARLLLLLSLAFAPTDVAKVRQWVTTLGNPEWDTAP; translated from the coding sequence ATGCGGAAGAGCGCTGTACTCCTGCCTGTCCTTTCGGCGGCCCTCACGGCCGTCGTCGTGATCTCCGTGCTGGCGCCGCAGGCGCCCGCGCCGTCCGAGTCGCAGTCCACGTCCGTCAAGGTCGACGGGGTCGTGAGCGCGGCGAACATCGAGAGCGTCGCGTACACCCAAGCCGTCGCCGCCGCCCAGACCCGCAAGCCGAAGGTGACCGTGATCGGCACCGGCGGCACGATCTCCGGGGTGGCGACGTCGCGCAGCAGCTTCCAGGACTACCGGTCCGGGCAGATCGCGATCGCGGACATGGTCGGCCAGCTCCAGCCCGAGATCGGCCAGGTCGCCGACGTGAGCACCGTGCAGTTCGGCAACAAGGGCTCGGGCGGGTACACGATCGCCGAGTTCCACGCGCTCACGCTGGCCGTGCAGAAGGCGCTGAAGACGTCCGACGGCGTCGTGGTGACCACCGGCACGGACACGATGGAGGAGTTCGCGTACTGGCTGGACCTCACGGTCCGGGACCAGAAGCCGGTCGTACTCACCGGTGCCATGCGCCCATGGGCGGCCGTGACGCCGGACGGCCCGCAGGTGATCGGCGCCGACGGTCCGGCCAACCTCTACAACGCGATCGTGCTGGCGGCCAGCCAGACCACGTACTGCTTCGGGACCGTGCTGATGCTGGGCGATGAGTTCCACGCCGCCCGGGACGTCACGAAGACCAGCTCGTACCGGATGGACACCTTTCAGACCCGGGAGTTCGGCGTGCTCGGCTGGATCGACGGGCCGAACATCAAGGTGGGCCGGGCGCCGGCGCGGGTCCAGAAGTGTGACAGCAAGAAGAGCTGGCTCACCCCGTTCGACGTGGAGAAGGTCAAGCCGGAGGCGCTGCCCCGGGTCGAGGTGGTGACCAGCTACCAGCAGGCCGGCGGGGAGGCCATCACGGCGTTCGCGGACGCCGGCGTGAAGGGCATCGTCACCGCCGGGACCGGCTCCGGCGGCCTTTCGTCCGCGCAGACCGCCGCGCGCACCGCGGCCGCCGCGAAGGGCGTGGTCTTCGTGAGTACGACGAGGGTGGGCTCCGGATCGGTGTACGGCGGCAGCACCACGCAACCGATCATCGCCGGCGACGACCTGCTGCCGCAGAAGGCCCGGTTGCTGCTGTTGCTGAGCCTGGCGTTCGCGCCGACCGACGTGGCGAAGGTACGCCAGTGGGTGACCACGCTCGGCAACCCCGAGTGGGACACCGCGCCCTGA
- a CDS encoding glycoside hydrolase family 6 protein gives MRRRSALSATVAAAAAALATATAVGVGLLQPHAASAADSVFYVDPETQAARWVAANPNDSRTPVIRDRIANTPQARWFTTTNTSAVRGQVDTLVGAAAAAGKIPILVVYNIPNRDCGGASSGGAPSHQAYRQWVDQVALGLAGRPATIILEPDVLALMSDCQSAAQQAETSASMAYAGKQLKAGSSQARVYFDAAHSAWLSASAMAARLVAADIANSAHGISLNVSNYRTNAELIPYGKAVIAATGASSLKMVIDTSRNGNGPAGSEWCDPAGRAIGIPSTNSTGDAAVDAFLWIKLPGEADGCIATAGQFVPQRAYDLAIAAGPYTTPPTTRPPTTAPTTAAPTTAAPTTAAPTTAAPTTAAPTTAAPGACTVVYTPNQWTGGFTAELRVTNRGAAVSSWTLRFTVGSTVRLTNGWNGTWTQSGTQITVTNATWNGPLATGATVSIGFQGTFTGSLAAPTGYTLNGAACS, from the coding sequence ATGCGCAGGAGATCCGCACTCTCCGCCACTGTCGCGGCCGCTGCCGCCGCACTCGCAACGGCGACCGCGGTGGGTGTCGGGCTGCTGCAGCCCCACGCCGCATCGGCCGCCGACTCCGTATTCTACGTGGATCCGGAGACCCAGGCGGCCCGCTGGGTGGCCGCCAACCCCAACGACTCGCGGACCCCTGTCATCCGGGACCGGATCGCCAACACGCCGCAGGCGCGCTGGTTCACCACGACCAACACCTCGGCCGTACGTGGCCAGGTCGACACGCTCGTCGGCGCGGCCGCGGCGGCCGGCAAGATCCCGATCCTGGTGGTCTACAACATCCCCAACCGCGACTGCGGCGGCGCCAGCTCCGGCGGCGCGCCCAGCCACCAGGCGTACCGGCAGTGGGTCGACCAGGTCGCCCTCGGGCTCGCCGGTCGCCCGGCCACCATCATCCTCGAACCTGACGTGCTCGCCCTGATGAGCGACTGCCAGAGCGCCGCCCAGCAGGCCGAGACGAGCGCCTCGATGGCGTACGCGGGCAAGCAGCTCAAGGCCGGCTCGTCGCAGGCCCGGGTCTACTTCGACGCGGCGCATTCCGCGTGGCTGTCCGCCAGCGCGATGGCCGCCCGCCTGGTCGCGGCCGACATCGCCAACAGCGCCCACGGCATCTCGCTGAACGTCTCCAACTACCGCACCAACGCCGAGCTCATCCCGTACGGCAAGGCGGTCATCGCGGCCACCGGCGCGTCCAGCCTGAAGATGGTCATCGACACCAGCCGCAACGGCAACGGCCCGGCCGGCTCGGAGTGGTGCGACCCCGCCGGTCGCGCGATCGGCATCCCGAGCACCAACAGCACCGGCGACGCGGCGGTCGACGCGTTCCTGTGGATCAAGCTGCCGGGCGAGGCGGACGGCTGCATCGCCACCGCCGGCCAGTTCGTCCCGCAGCGGGCGTACGACCTGGCCATCGCGGCCGGCCCGTACACGACGCCGCCCACCACGCGGCCGCCGACCACCGCACCCACCACGGCGGCGCCCACCACCGCGGCCCCGACGACCGCCGCCCCAACCACCGCCGCCCCGACCACGGCGGCGCCCACCACGGCCGCACCCGGGGCCTGCACGGTGGTCTACACGCCGAACCAGTGGACCGGCGGCTTCACCGCCGAACTACGGGTCACCAACCGGGGCGCCGCGGTGTCGAGTTGGACGCTGCGCTTCACGGTCGGCTCCACCGTCCGGCTGACCAACGGCTGGAACGGCACCTGGACCCAGTCCGGTACGCAGATCACGGTGACCAACGCGACCTGGAACGGCCCGCTGGCCACCGGCGCCACGGTCAGCATCGGGTTCCAAGGCACCTTCACCGGCTCCCTGGCGGCGCCGACCGGCTACACCCTCAACGGTGCGGCCTGCTCGTAA
- a CDS encoding general stress protein: protein MTRPENPARPTVTIATYPDYMSAQRAVDYLSDNEFPVERAAIVGTDLRLVENVLGRMTTGKAALAGLATGAWFGLFIGLLFGIFSESNWFGVILTGVLVGALWGAVFGAIAHAMTGGRRDFTSTSSLQASQYAVAVDAEHAEQARQLLTRLNWQAANT, encoded by the coding sequence GTGACCAGACCCGAGAATCCTGCCCGTCCTACCGTCACCATCGCGACGTACCCGGACTACATGTCGGCCCAGCGCGCGGTGGACTACCTGTCGGACAACGAGTTCCCGGTCGAACGGGCCGCGATCGTGGGCACCGACCTGCGGCTCGTGGAGAACGTGTTGGGCCGGATGACCACCGGCAAGGCCGCGCTCGCCGGCCTGGCCACCGGCGCCTGGTTCGGCCTGTTCATCGGCCTGCTCTTCGGCATCTTCAGCGAGTCGAACTGGTTCGGCGTCATCCTCACCGGCGTCCTGGTGGGCGCGTTGTGGGGTGCCGTGTTCGGCGCGATCGCGCATGCGATGACCGGCGGCCGGCGCGACTTCACGTCGACGAGTTCGCTGCAGGCCAGCCAGTACGCGGTCGCCGTGGACGCGGAGCACGCCGAGCAGGCCCGCCAGCTGCTCACCCGGCTGAACTGGCAGGCTGCCAATACGTGA
- a CDS encoding phospholipase D family protein gives MGNTTEPLIHGAAYFARLVSVVEGLAAGDHLFFTDWRGDPDERMRPEGPTVSALFSGAARRGVVVKGLMWRSHLDALQYSEEENRHLGEVIEEAGGEVLLDQRVRRGGSHHQKLVVLRHPGRPERDVAFAGGIDLCHSRRDDAEHQGDPQAIRMSQRYGDRPPWHDVQLQLRGPVVGALDSVFRERWRDPAPLDAHSPLAWIRDKLGGADLTADPLPPQPPDPPPAGPHAVQVLRTYPARRPGYPFAPRGERTVARGYTKAVRRARRLIYLEDQYLWSTEVADLFADALTRHPDLHLIVVVPRYPDVDGRLAWPPNQVGRAKALEVCRRAGADRVHAFDVENHAGNPVYVHAKVCVVDDVWASVGSDNFNRRSWTHDSELSCAVLDETRDERAPADPAGLGDGARAFARDLRLRLMREHLDRSDDAGLIDPEAAVRAAVAAAQALEAWHEGGRSGPRPPGRLLPHEPERVSRLTRLWAVPAYRLVYDPDGRPWRDRRRATW, from the coding sequence ATGGGAAACACCACGGAGCCACTGATTCACGGCGCGGCGTACTTCGCCCGGCTCGTCTCCGTCGTGGAAGGGCTGGCCGCCGGCGACCACCTCTTCTTCACCGACTGGCGCGGCGACCCCGACGAGCGCATGCGCCCCGAGGGCCCCACCGTCTCCGCCCTTTTCAGCGGGGCGGCCAGGCGGGGCGTCGTGGTGAAGGGCCTGATGTGGCGCTCCCACCTGGACGCGCTGCAGTACAGCGAGGAGGAGAACCGGCACCTCGGCGAGGTGATCGAGGAGGCCGGCGGCGAGGTGCTGCTCGACCAGCGGGTACGCCGGGGCGGTTCGCACCACCAGAAGCTGGTCGTGCTGCGGCACCCGGGCCGGCCCGAGCGGGACGTGGCGTTCGCCGGCGGCATCGACCTGTGCCACAGCCGCCGCGACGACGCCGAGCACCAGGGTGACCCGCAGGCTATCCGGATGTCCCAGCGGTACGGCGACCGGCCGCCGTGGCACGACGTACAGCTGCAGCTGCGCGGGCCGGTGGTGGGAGCGCTGGACAGCGTGTTCCGTGAGCGGTGGCGCGATCCGGCGCCGCTGGACGCGCACAGCCCGCTCGCCTGGATCCGCGACAAGCTGGGCGGCGCCGACCTGACGGCCGACCCCCTGCCGCCGCAGCCGCCCGATCCCCCGCCGGCCGGGCCGCACGCGGTGCAGGTCCTGCGCACGTACCCGGCGCGGCGACCGGGGTACCCGTTCGCGCCGCGCGGCGAGCGGACCGTGGCCCGCGGCTACACCAAGGCGGTCCGCCGGGCCCGGCGCCTGATCTACCTGGAGGACCAGTACCTCTGGTCGACGGAGGTGGCCGACCTCTTCGCGGACGCCCTGACCCGCCACCCCGACCTGCACCTGATCGTCGTGGTCCCCCGCTACCCGGACGTGGACGGCCGGCTGGCGTGGCCGCCCAACCAGGTCGGCCGGGCCAAGGCGCTGGAGGTGTGCCGCCGGGCGGGCGCGGACCGGGTGCACGCGTTCGACGTGGAAAACCACGCCGGCAACCCGGTCTACGTACACGCGAAGGTGTGTGTGGTCGACGACGTGTGGGCCAGCGTCGGCAGCGACAACTTCAACCGTCGCTCGTGGACACACGACAGCGAGCTGTCGTGCGCCGTACTCGATGAGACCCGCGACGAGCGCGCGCCGGCCGACCCGGCCGGCCTCGGCGACGGCGCCCGGGCCTTCGCCCGCGACCTGCGGCTGCGGCTGATGCGCGAGCACCTGGACCGGTCCGACGACGCCGGCCTGATCGACCCGGAGGCCGCGGTGCGAGCCGCCGTGGCGGCCGCGCAAGCGCTGGAGGCGTGGCACGAGGGCGGCCGGTCCGGACCGCGCCCGCCCGGCCGCCTGCTGCCGCACGAGCCGGAGCGCGTGTCTCGGCTGACCCGGCTCTGGGCGGTCCCCGCCTACCGCCTCGTCTACGACCCCGACGGCCGCCCCTGGCGCGACCGCCGCCGCGCCACCTGGTGA
- a CDS encoding glycerophosphodiester phosphodiesterase: protein MAPLLAIAHRAGNDVTGLRAALDAGVDLVEADIHLFRGALEVRHLKTLGPQLLWDKWELARRRDTTLPVLGEILTAADGDARLMLDLKGPAAALAPKVAALLREVAPRAPITVCTKHWRMLDSFEDPVRRVLSASNRLSLRRLRARLRRQPEYGVSVRRELLTPAVVAELRESVQTVMVWPVDTPEALAHARSLDVTAVISKNLPSSRTSSHPANHVPPARPAPPRARTSRPPRAAPACGALRVDQGFRRRSRAKGRGLEIKSRPFALDRRKSP from the coding sequence GTGGCTCCTCTGCTCGCCATCGCCCACCGCGCCGGCAACGACGTGACCGGCCTCCGCGCCGCCCTGGACGCCGGCGTCGACCTGGTCGAGGCCGACATCCACCTCTTCCGCGGCGCGCTGGAGGTACGGCACCTCAAGACGCTCGGCCCGCAACTGCTGTGGGACAAATGGGAGCTGGCGCGCCGGCGGGACACCACGCTCCCCGTACTCGGGGAGATCCTGACCGCCGCGGACGGTGACGCCCGGCTGATGCTCGACCTGAAGGGCCCGGCGGCGGCGCTCGCCCCGAAGGTCGCCGCCCTGCTGCGGGAGGTCGCACCGCGGGCGCCGATCACGGTGTGCACGAAGCACTGGCGGATGCTGGACTCGTTCGAGGACCCGGTACGCCGCGTGCTGTCCGCGAGCAACCGGCTGTCGCTGCGCAGGTTGCGCGCCCGGCTGCGCCGCCAACCCGAGTACGGCGTGTCCGTGCGCCGCGAACTGCTGACCCCGGCGGTGGTGGCGGAGCTGCGCGAGTCCGTACAGACGGTGATGGTGTGGCCCGTCGACACCCCGGAGGCGCTGGCCCACGCCCGTTCGCTCGACGTAACCGCCGTGATCAGCAAAAACCTCCCCTCCTCCAGGACCTCATCGCATCCCGCTAACCACGTCCCACCCGCACGCCCCGCCCCGCCCCGCGCCCGCACGTCCCGCCCGCCGCGCGCGGCGCCCGCCTGCGGCGCGCTGCGCGTCGATCAAGGATTTCGCCGTCGATCAAGGGCAAAAGGCCGTGGTTTGGAGATCAAGTCGCGGCCGTTTGCCCTTGATCGACGCAAAAGTCCTTGA
- a CDS encoding MarR family winged helix-turn-helix transcriptional regulator, with the protein MAEPLTPTEMAGWRAYIESSQRLMTQLEDDLRTDSGLTFADYHVLVLLSEAPGRRLRMGELANRLVFSPSRLTYQIGSMEKRGLVARESCPADRRGSEAVLTAEGLRTLREAAPHHLRSVRAHFVDDLDDAEIAVLTSVFTRLGERLRAERVS; encoded by the coding sequence ATGGCGGAGCCACTCACCCCTACCGAGATGGCCGGCTGGCGGGCCTACATCGAGTCCAGCCAGCGGCTGATGACGCAGCTCGAAGACGACCTGCGCACCGACAGCGGACTGACGTTCGCCGACTACCACGTGCTGGTGTTGCTGTCCGAGGCGCCGGGTCGCCGGCTGCGGATGGGCGAGCTGGCGAACCGCCTCGTGTTCTCGCCGAGCCGCTTGACGTACCAGATCGGGTCGATGGAAAAGCGCGGGCTGGTCGCCCGCGAGAGCTGTCCGGCGGACCGTCGCGGCAGCGAGGCCGTCCTGACGGCCGAGGGCCTGCGCACGCTGCGCGAGGCCGCGCCGCACCACCTGCGGTCGGTGCGCGCCCACTTCGTTGACGACCTCGACGATGCCGAGATCGCCGTCCTGACCAGTGTCTTCACCCGTCTCGGCGAGCGGCTGCGCGCCGAGCGCGTCTCTTAG
- a CDS encoding DNA polymerase domain-containing protein — protein MCGMGDEVRDDVTLTNLDQPLFDGAGATKRDLVDYLDAVRDRIIPALHDRPLSVVRVRVGQEPFMQKNVPKYTPSWVNTVTLWAESSRRDVSYALCNDRRTLLWLANQRAVEYHTTLVRADRWDRVTHLVLDLDPPGADAFAQTVRAAHLVREALAGAGLVGAVKTSGAKGLHIFVPVDAAAPINDVAAATRAIAARAERIDPVLATTAFIREDREGKVFLDSTRAGGATVVSAYSPRVRPGVPVSFPVAWDDLDSVAPADFTVRTAVGLLGAGDLWVERMPAPQPLPADLIAEGHEIPIARVQAMHEGKRRARARRQ, from the coding sequence ATGTGTGGCATGGGCGATGAGGTACGGGACGACGTGACGCTCACCAATCTCGACCAGCCGCTCTTCGACGGGGCGGGCGCGACAAAGCGCGACCTGGTGGACTATCTCGACGCGGTGCGTGACCGGATCATCCCGGCGCTGCACGATCGGCCGCTGTCGGTCGTGCGGGTACGCGTCGGCCAGGAACCGTTCATGCAGAAGAACGTCCCGAAGTACACGCCGTCGTGGGTCAACACGGTCACGCTGTGGGCCGAGTCGTCGCGGCGGGACGTGTCGTACGCGCTGTGCAACGACCGCCGAACGCTGCTGTGGCTGGCCAACCAGCGGGCGGTGGAATACCACACGACGCTGGTCCGGGCCGACCGCTGGGATCGCGTCACGCATCTCGTACTCGATCTCGATCCACCTGGGGCGGACGCGTTCGCGCAGACGGTGCGGGCCGCGCACCTGGTCCGCGAGGCCCTTGCCGGCGCGGGCCTGGTCGGTGCCGTGAAGACCAGCGGGGCGAAGGGCCTGCACATCTTCGTCCCGGTCGACGCGGCGGCCCCGATCAACGATGTGGCCGCGGCGACGCGGGCGATCGCGGCGCGCGCCGAGCGGATCGACCCGGTGCTGGCGACGACGGCGTTCATCCGGGAGGACCGGGAGGGGAAGGTCTTCCTGGACTCGACGCGGGCGGGCGGGGCGACGGTGGTGTCCGCGTACAGCCCGCGGGTGCGGCCGGGGGTGCCGGTGTCGTTCCCGGTGGCCTGGGACGACCTGGACAGCGTCGCCCCCGCCGACTTCACCGTGCGTACGGCGGTGGGGCTGCTGGGCGCGGGCGACCTGTGGGTCGAGCGGATGCCCGCGCCGCAGCCGCTGCCGGCCGATCTGATCGCGGAGGGACACGAGATCCCGATCGCCCGGGTGCAGGCGATGCACGAGGGCAAGCGCCGAGCCCGAGCCCGCCGCCAGTGA
- a CDS encoding NAD(+)/NADH kinase, translated as MLHPERDSRAAMSTIGTWVRGHQATLIGLPEEVDRTDGAVPVPAEKLADQSDLVVSLGGDGTMLRSMRLACGGKAPVLGVNLGRLGFLAEIDVPQLPEALSAIDDKRFTVEPRSAVRSIFHNQEQLAFNEVALVRRPGGPMAAVALFVEGHPFIHYVADALIVATPTGSTAYSFSAGGPIVSPRAQGLVVTPVAPHSAYNRALVLSEGEKVALRVLPASGDLEVESDGAVVGRLCPGDVVEVCAVPGAANVVRLGHTTFYQRAQRKLRLTGSTEVDRSW; from the coding sequence GTGCTGCATCCCGAGCGGGACAGCCGCGCCGCCATGTCGACCATCGGCACCTGGGTACGCGGGCATCAGGCAACGCTCATCGGCCTGCCCGAGGAGGTGGATCGCACCGACGGCGCCGTGCCGGTGCCCGCGGAGAAGCTGGCCGACCAGTCCGACCTCGTGGTGAGCCTCGGTGGCGACGGCACGATGCTGCGCTCGATGCGGCTGGCGTGCGGCGGCAAGGCGCCCGTGCTGGGCGTCAACCTGGGCCGGCTCGGCTTTCTGGCCGAGATCGACGTCCCGCAGCTGCCGGAGGCGCTGTCGGCGATCGACGACAAGCGGTTCACGGTGGAGCCGCGGTCGGCGGTGCGCTCGATCTTCCACAATCAAGAGCAGTTGGCGTTCAACGAGGTGGCCCTGGTACGCCGTCCGGGCGGCCCGATGGCCGCGGTCGCGCTCTTCGTGGAGGGGCATCCGTTCATCCACTATGTGGCGGACGCCCTGATCGTGGCGACGCCCACCGGGTCGACGGCGTACAGCTTCTCGGCCGGGGGCCCGATCGTCTCGCCGCGGGCGCAGGGCCTGGTGGTGACGCCGGTGGCGCCGCACTCGGCGTACAACCGGGCGCTGGTGCTCTCCGAGGGCGAAAAGGTCGCGCTGCGGGTGCTGCCGGCGAGCGGCGACCTGGAGGTCGAGTCCGACGGCGCGGTGGTGGGCCGGCTGTGCCCCGGCGACGTGGTGGAGGTCTGCGCGGTGCCGGGCGCCGCGAACGTCGTACGCCTCGGCCACACCACGTTCTACCAGCGGGCGCAGCGCAAGCTCCGGCTCACCGGCTCGACCGAGGTCGACCGCTCCTGGTAG